Proteins co-encoded in one SAR202 cluster bacterium genomic window:
- a CDS encoding MFS transporter, which translates to MASIPSPIPPSAPKKTTPLGRVFEAFTNQDFRRIWYFYVINALGMNMDMVAQGWLVLEITDDSAFWVGAVVGLRGVGQIGFGAVGGLLADRFDRRAVLAAVQAGRAIIFGALGLLVVTDQIQLWHVLPVAVISGMLMATMLPAGEALVYDAVGPKRLLNATAFKSGAWRLAGIVSSLAAGFVISAFGTGWCYLLVAALMVVSPLPLLWVKTRYSAPSARKSVWQTLSEGVSYASKSPPVRSLLIFSMALEMFGYSYYAMLPVIAKEVLHLEADGLGYLSAASNVGGVLSILLLAAMSDFKNRTLIVVVCGLFTGAFLILFAMSSWFVGSLVLVGLIGASLSAYDPTMSASLQTLTADAMRGRIMGLYGLTFGFTPVGGFVAGSMASAASAPFAVGAGGVMVLACVGLILLPTRSLWRTSQPAAPWPQGAPGAP; encoded by the coding sequence ATGGCCTCGATACCCTCCCCAATACCTCCAAGCGCACCTAAAAAGACCACGCCTCTTGGGCGGGTCTTTGAAGCGTTCACCAACCAGGACTTCCGGCGCATCTGGTACTTCTACGTCATAAACGCCCTGGGGATGAACATGGATATGGTGGCCCAGGGGTGGCTGGTGCTGGAGATAACCGACGATTCGGCCTTCTGGGTAGGGGCAGTGGTGGGACTTCGAGGGGTGGGGCAGATAGGGTTTGGGGCTGTGGGCGGGCTGCTGGCGGACCGGTTCGACCGTCGGGCGGTGCTGGCGGCGGTGCAGGCGGGCCGGGCCATTATATTCGGCGCGCTAGGGCTGCTGGTGGTTACCGACCAGATCCAGTTGTGGCACGTGCTGCCAGTGGCGGTGATAAGCGGGATGCTGATGGCGACCATGCTTCCCGCCGGCGAGGCGTTGGTCTATGACGCGGTGGGCCCCAAGCGGCTTCTGAACGCCACCGCGTTCAAAAGCGGAGCCTGGAGGCTGGCGGGCATTGTCAGCTCCCTGGCGGCGGGGTTTGTCATCAGCGCCTTTGGCACGGGGTGGTGCTATCTGCTAGTGGCCGCGCTGATGGTGGTGAGCCCTTTGCCGCTGCTGTGGGTCAAAACCAGGTACTCGGCACCCAGCGCACGGAAGTCTGTATGGCAGACGCTGTCGGAAGGCGTGAGCTACGCCTCGAAGTCGCCGCCGGTGCGGTCGCTGCTAATTTTCAGCATGGCCCTGGAGATGTTCGGCTACTCATACTACGCCATGCTGCCGGTCATCGCGAAGGAGGTGCTGCATCTGGAGGCCGACGGGCTGGGATATCTATCGGCGGCGTCCAACGTAGGCGGGGTGTTGTCGATATTGCTGCTGGCCGCTATGAGCGATTTTAAGAACAGGACTCTGATAGTAGTAGTCTGCGGCCTTTTCACCGGCGCCTTTCTGATACTATTCGCCATGTCCTCGTGGTTCGTGGGGTCGCTGGTGCTGGTGGGGCTGATAGGGGCTTCCCTGAGCGCCTACGACCCGACGATGAGCGCGTCGCTACAGACGCTGACGGCGGACGCCATGCGGGGGCGAATTATGGGGCTGTACGGGCTGACCTTTGGCTTCACGCCGGTGGGGGGGTTTGTCGCCGGCAGCATGGCCAGCGCCGCCAGCGCGCCCTTCGCGGTGGGCGCGGGCGGGGTTATGGTGCTGGCCTGCGTTGGGCTTATACTGTTACCGACGAGAAGCTTATGGAGGACTTCGCAGCCGGCGGCGCCGTGGCCGCAGGGCGCGCCGGGAGCCCCCTAG
- a CDS encoding amidase yields the protein MPNLDLVNATIVSLGKLIKAKKVSPVEVVEATFERVRRLEPTLKAFTTPTPDYAMSKAKYAEKEVMAGKYKGPLHGIPYTLKDVIATKDVRTTFGNLRGKDFKPKESATVHTLLEDSGAILVGKVYSQIGRGDTPLDCYNPWDPKLSPGTSSAGSGAATAASMGLVSIGTDTGGSVRHPASNCNLVGIRATFGRISRHGVLAPSWTHDQAGPLAKTVEDCAIVAELLSRYDPKDPISVNAPPANYRVSLKRGVKGVRIGLPRDRWIWERDQAEVETMVKKAVEVLAGLGAEVKEVNLPLAEECRATHFKLTEPETAVMWPDVFSPEDVAAWPEIHRVIESGRAVPFHEYLHAMQKAARINQELFEELTKVDVIAMPTGATMGDRADANTTIIRGKEVPARSRAVYLNGLASMAGAPALSVPCGFYQGRLPVGMMLMGNKLSEGLLFRVAYAYEQSTDWHLRHPAI from the coding sequence ATGCCAAACTTAGATTTAGTCAACGCCACCATTGTCAGCCTCGGAAAGCTAATTAAGGCCAAGAAGGTCTCCCCCGTGGAAGTAGTCGAAGCCACTTTTGAGCGCGTCCGACGCCTTGAGCCTACCCTCAAGGCCTTCACCACCCCTACACCCGACTATGCGATGAGCAAGGCCAAGTACGCCGAAAAGGAGGTCATGGCCGGCAAATACAAAGGCCCCCTCCATGGCATCCCCTACACTCTGAAAGACGTCATCGCCACCAAGGACGTGCGCACCACCTTCGGCAACCTTCGAGGCAAGGACTTCAAGCCTAAGGAGAGCGCCACCGTCCACACCCTCCTGGAGGACAGCGGGGCCATCCTTGTCGGCAAGGTCTATTCGCAAATCGGCCGCGGCGATACGCCCCTGGACTGCTACAACCCCTGGGACCCCAAACTCAGCCCCGGCACCTCCAGCGCCGGCTCCGGCGCCGCCACCGCCGCCTCCATGGGCCTGGTATCCATCGGCACCGACACCGGCGGCTCAGTACGCCACCCCGCCAGCAACTGCAATCTCGTCGGCATCCGCGCCACCTTCGGACGAATCAGCCGCCACGGCGTCCTCGCCCCCTCCTGGACCCACGATCAGGCCGGCCCCCTGGCCAAGACTGTCGAGGACTGCGCCATCGTCGCCGAGCTTCTGTCCCGCTATGACCCCAAAGACCCCATCAGCGTCAACGCCCCGCCCGCCAACTACCGCGTCTCCCTCAAACGCGGCGTCAAGGGCGTGCGCATCGGCCTGCCCCGCGACCGGTGGATTTGGGAACGCGACCAGGCAGAGGTCGAGACCATGGTCAAAAAGGCAGTCGAGGTCCTGGCCGGGCTGGGCGCCGAGGTCAAGGAAGTAAACCTGCCCCTGGCCGAGGAGTGCCGCGCCACCCACTTCAAGCTCACCGAGCCCGAGACCGCCGTCATGTGGCCGGATGTCTTCAGTCCTGAGGACGTGGCCGCCTGGCCTGAAATCCATCGCGTTATCGAGTCTGGCCGCGCCGTGCCTTTCCACGAGTACCTCCATGCTATGCAGAAAGCCGCCCGTATCAACCAGGAGCTTTTCGAGGAGCTGACCAAGGTCGATGTCATCGCCATGCCCACCGGCGCCACCATGGGCGACCGCGCCGACGCCAATACCACCATCATTCGAGGCAAGGAAGTCCCGGCCCGCTCCCGCGCCGTCTATCTCAACGGCCTCGCAAGCATGGCCGGCGCCCCCGCCCTTTCCGTCCCATGCGGCTTCTACCAGGGCCGGCTGCCCGTCGGCATGATGCTCATGGGCAACAAGCTGTCGGAAGGTTTGCTCTTCCGAGTCGCCTACGCCTACGAGCAGTCCACCGACTGGCACCTCCGCCACCCAGCGATTTAA
- a CDS encoding glucose 1-dehydrogenase has protein sequence MRLKNKVALITGGARGMGASESLLFAKEGAKVAVADIRDQEGEAIVTQIKKAGGDAFYLHLEVADEAAWEKAIAETVRRYGKLDILVNNAGITATHGVVDTTSEEWDRVLDVNAKGVFLGCKHAIPIMKKNGGGSIINISSQMGIVGSDTGSPAYNASKGAVTIFTKSAALRHIRDGIRINSVHPGPIDTPMLREGYVDPKLRDRVLTLTPMGRRGRPEEVAQGVLFLASDEASYIVGASLVIDGGYTAM, from the coding sequence ATGCGCCTCAAAAACAAAGTAGCCCTCATCACCGGCGGCGCCAGAGGCATGGGCGCTTCCGAGTCCCTCCTCTTCGCCAAGGAAGGCGCAAAAGTCGCCGTCGCCGACATCCGCGACCAGGAAGGCGAAGCCATCGTCACACAGATTAAAAAGGCCGGCGGCGACGCCTTCTATCTCCACCTGGAGGTCGCCGACGAGGCCGCCTGGGAGAAAGCCATCGCCGAGACCGTCCGCCGCTACGGCAAGCTGGACATCCTGGTCAACAACGCCGGTATCACCGCCACTCACGGCGTCGTCGACACCACTTCCGAAGAGTGGGACCGGGTTTTGGACGTCAACGCCAAGGGCGTCTTCCTGGGCTGCAAGCACGCCATACCCATAATGAAGAAAAACGGCGGCGGCTCCATTATCAACATCTCCTCCCAGATGGGCATCGTCGGCAGCGACACCGGCAGCCCCGCCTACAACGCCTCCAAAGGCGCTGTCACCATCTTCACCAAGTCCGCCGCCCTGCGCCACATACGCGACGGCATCCGCATCAACTCCGTCCACCCCGGTCCCATCGACACACCCATGCTCCGTGAAGGCTACGTCGACCCCAAGCTGCGAGACCGCGTCCTCACCCTCACCCCCATGGGCCGTCGCGGCCGCCCCGAAGAGGTCGCCCAGGGCGTCCTCTTCCTCGCCTCCGACGAGGCATCGTACATCGTCGGCGCTTCCCTGGTCATTGATGGCGGCTATACAGCTATGTAG
- a CDS encoding sulfurtransferase, protein MATTASVSWVRYWIEVGDIYLLDPRTPQAYAEGHLPGAVNLPLEQVLDSNQRLLPYGQLLDVFGEAGIDDAKRPVVYDASDGTRGVMLAWLLEYLGRGDVSMMSVLYEGWVAENQTVSKEPTRLPRREFVPRIDPSKRATLDLLQAHPEFKLLDLRSDHEFQKSGHIPGAVNLPWTGLMGGDNNLLGDLSGLPRQLASAGITKDDTVVTYDSFGPRAAMGYLALKHSGYTVRVFPGGFLQWREAGLAVET, encoded by the coding sequence TTGGCGACTACCGCCAGCGTATCATGGGTGAGGTACTGGATAGAAGTCGGGGACATTTATCTCCTGGACCCGCGGACGCCGCAAGCGTATGCAGAGGGGCACTTGCCGGGCGCGGTGAACCTGCCGCTGGAGCAGGTGCTGGACTCCAACCAGCGTTTGCTGCCGTACGGACAGCTCTTAGACGTCTTTGGCGAGGCTGGGATCGATGACGCCAAACGGCCAGTGGTCTACGACGCGTCGGACGGCACGCGAGGAGTGATGCTGGCGTGGCTGCTGGAGTACCTGGGCCGGGGTGACGTGAGCATGATGAGCGTGCTATACGAAGGCTGGGTAGCTGAGAACCAGACCGTGTCTAAGGAGCCGACGCGACTGCCCCGCCGCGAGTTTGTGCCCCGCATCGACCCCAGCAAACGCGCCACCTTAGACCTGCTCCAGGCGCACCCCGAGTTCAAGCTGCTGGACCTGCGCAGCGACCACGAGTTCCAGAAGTCGGGGCATATTCCCGGGGCGGTAAATCTGCCCTGGACGGGGTTGATGGGCGGTGACAACAACTTGCTGGGTGATTTGAGCGGCCTGCCCAGGCAACTAGCTTCGGCGGGGATAACGAAGGACGACACGGTAGTGACTTACGACAGCTTTGGCCCTCGCGCGGCCATGGGGTACCTGGCGCTGAAGCACTCGGGCTATACGGTGCGGGTGTTTCCCGGCGGGTTTTTGCAGTGGCGGGAGGCCGGGCTGGCTGTG